One window of the Eucalyptus grandis isolate ANBG69807.140 chromosome 6, ASM1654582v1, whole genome shotgun sequence genome contains the following:
- the LOC104449719 gene encoding uncharacterized protein LOC104449719 — translation MSVSCGVGCVAILVCSRWVWKRCTYVGSDDSATWPPANPDEFELVPRVCRLILAVYEPDLRHPKFPPSGGYRLNPDWLVKRVTYEQTLGHAPPYIIYVDHDHREIVVAIRGLNLAKESDYELLLDNQLGMQMYDGGYVHHGLWKSAIWLLDEESETLKRLWIENGSNYDLVFAGHSLGSGVASILAVIVVNHGDQLGGVPRSQVRCYAVAPARCMSLNLAVKYADVIRSIILQDDFLPRTPIPLEDIFNSIFCLPCLLFEVCLRETFIPEGRKLRDPRRLYAPGRMYHIVERKFCRCGRYPPEVRTAIPVDGRFEHIILSCNATSDHGIIWIEREAEKALQIMRESSAEIVTTAPNIQKIERLRSIEKEHKDALERAVSLNIPHAVTSRDEENPDSNCQDEESRPSQEEKSADVVLNDKARPRDPRTKWDKVVKKLMKRNESGKLHLNRETNDPT, via the exons ATGTCGGTCTCCTGCGGCGTGGGGTGCGTGGCGATCCTGGTCTGCTCCCGGTGGGTCTGGAAGCGCTGCACCTACGTCGGCTCCGATGACAGTGCCACGTGGCCCCCCGCCAACCCCGATGAGTTCGAGCTCGTTCCCCGCGTCTGCCGCCTCATCCTAGCCGTCTATGAGCCCGATCTCCGCCACCCCAAGTTCCCACCCTCCGGCGGCTACCGCCTCAACCCTGACTGGCTCGTCAAGCGCGTCACCTACGAGCAGACCCTCGGCCACGCCCCGCCCTACATCATCTACGTCGACCACGACCACCGCGAGATTGTCGTCGCGATCCGCGGCCTCAACCTCGCCAAGGAGAGCGACTACGAGCTCCTGCTGGACAATCAGCTTGGCATGCAGATGTACGACGGAGGTTACGTCCACCACGGGCTTTGGAAGTCGGCGATTTGGCTGCTGGATGAGGAATCGGAGACGTTGAAGAGGCTGTGGATCGAGAACGGGTCGAATTACGACCTTGTTTTTGCGGGCCACTCGCTCGGGTCCGGCGTGGCTTCGATCTTGGCGGTGATCGTGGTGAACCATGGGGATCAGCTGGGCGGAGTTCCGCGGAGTCAAGTGCGGTGTTACGCGGTGGCTCCGGCGAGGTGTATGTCGCTTAATCTGGCGGTGAAGTATGCTGACGTGATTCGCTCTATAATCTTGCAG GATGATTTTTTACCACGAACTCCTATCCCCTTGGAGgatattttcaattcaattttctg CTTGCCATGCTTACTGTTTGAGGTCTGCCTGAGGGAAACCTTTATCCCTGAGGGTAGGAAACTCAGAGACCCAAGGAGACTTTATGCACCTGGAAGAATGTATCATattgttgaaagaaaattttgcag ATGTGGGAGGTATCCTCCAGAAGTAAGAACTGCTATTCCGGTTGATGGGAGATTCGAGCATATCATCTTATCTTGTAATGCCACATCTGATCATGGAATTATCTGGatagaaagagaagcagaaaaGGCTTTGCAA ATAATGAGGGAAAGCAGTGCTGAGATCGTAACAACTGCTCCAAACATACAGAAGATCGAGAGGTTGAGGTCAATAGAGAAGGAGCACAAAGATGCACTGGAAAGAGCAGTGAGCTTGAACATTCCCCATGCTGTGACCTCTCGAGATGAGGAAAATCCGGATTCAAATTGTCAAGATGAAGAATCACGGCCTTCACAGGAAGAAAAGTCTGCTGATGTTGTCCTGAATGACAAAGCCAGGCCTCGTGATCCGAGGACCAAATGGGACAAAGTCGTCAAAAAGCTCATGAAGAGAAATGAATCAGGGAAGCTACATCTTAATAGAGAAACAAATGACCCAACATAA
- the LOC104451997 gene encoding uncharacterized protein LOC104451997, translating to MSVSCGDDGVDCLDCLRCGVCGLALDCLVILGCSRWVWKRCTNVGSDDSAAWAPATPDEFEPVPRVCRLILAVYRPDIRHPEFPTSGGYSLNPDWLIKRVTYERTLGHAPPYIIYVDHDHCEIVLAIRGLNLAKESDYKLLLDNRLGMQMFDGGYVHHGLLKSATWLLNEESETLKRLWVENGSNYNIVFAGHSLGSGVASLLAVIVANYGDQLGGVPRSKVRCYAVAPARCMSLNLAVKYADVIHSIILQDDFLPRTPTPLEDIFTSIFCLPCLLHWVCLRDTFIPEGRKLRDPRRLYAPGRMYHIVERKFCRCGRYPPEVRTAIPVDGRFEHIVLSCNATSDHAIIWIEREAEKALQRIRERSAETVTTAPNIQKFDRLRTLEKEHKDAVERAVSLDIPHAAMSLDEENPDSNPQDEESQPSQEEKSADIVLDDKARPRNARTNRDEVIKKLMNRDRSGKLCLERETNNPT from the exons ATGTCAGTCTCCTGCGGCGATGACGGCGTGGACTGCCTGGACTGCCTGCGATGCGGCGTGTGTGGCCTGGCCCTGGACTGCCTGGTGATCCTGGGCTGCTCCCGGTGGGTCTGGAAGCGCTGCACCAACGTCGGCTCCGACGACAGCGCCGCATGGGCCCCCGCCACCCCCGACGAGTTCGAGCCCGTCCCCCGCGTCTGCCGCCTCATCCTTGCCGTCTACCGTCCCGATATCCGCCACCCTGAGTTCCCCACCTCCGGCGGCTACAGCCTCAACCCCGACTGGCTCATCAAGCGCGTCACCTACGAGCGGACCCTCGGCCATGCCCCACCCTACATCATTTACGTAGACCATGACCACTGCGAGATTGTCCTCGCGATCCGCGGCCTCAACCTCGCCAAGGAGAGCGACTACAAGCTCCTGCTGGACAATCGGCTCGGCATGCAGATGTTCGACGGGGGTTACGTCCACCACGGGCTGTTGAAATCGGCGACTTGGCTGTTGAATGAGGAATCGGAGACGTTGAAGAGGCTTTGGGTCGAGAATGGGTCGAACTACAACATAGTTTTTGCGGGCCACTCGCTTGGGTCTGGTGTGGCTTCGCTCTTGGCAGTGATCGTGGCGAACTATGGGGATCAGCTGGGCGGAGTTCCGCGGAGTAAAGTGCGGTGTTACGCAGTGGCTCCAGCAAGGTGTATGTCGCTTAACTTGGCGGTGAAGTATGCTGACGTGATTCACTCCATAATCTTGCAG GATGATTTTTTACCAAGAACTCCTACTCCCTTGGAGGATATTTTCACGTCAATTTTCTG CTTGCCATGCTTACTGCATTGGGTCTGCCTGAGGGACACTTTTATACCTGAGGGTAGGAAGCTCAGAGACCCGAGGAGACTTTATGCACCTGGAAGAATGTATCATATtgtagaaagaaaattctgcag GTGCGGGAGGTATCCTCCGGAAGTAAGAACTGCTATTCCGGTTGATGGGAGATTTGAGCATATCGTCTTATCTTGTAATGCCACATCTGATCATGCAATTATCTGGatagaaagagaagcagagaagGCTTTGCAA AGAATAAGGGAAAGGAGTGCCGAGACTGTAACCACTGCTCCAAACATACAAAAGTTCGATAGGTTGAGGACGCTAGAGAAGGAACACAAAGATGCAGTGGAAAGAGCAGTAAGCTTAGACATTCCCCATGCCGCGATGTCTCTGGATGAGGAAAACCCAGATTCAAATCCCCAAGACGAAGAGTCACAGCCTTCACAGGAAGAAAAGTCTGCTGACATCGTTCTGGATGACAAAGCCAGGCCTCGCAATGCGAGGACCAATCGGGATGAAGTCATCAAGAAGCTCATGAACAGAGATAGATCAGGGAAGCTATGTCTTGAGAGAGAAACAAATAACCCAACGTAA